In Pleuronectes platessa chromosome 5, fPlePla1.1, whole genome shotgun sequence, a single genomic region encodes these proteins:
- the si:ch211-149e23.4 gene encoding uncharacterized protein si:ch211-149e23.4 isoform X1: MPLCLTCTQSISLDDTIMGCSGLLILGLFMNVAHCSEILDQSEEPIEITHNVTAVLGEVVYLSCRYLGDSEIQSAKWIRQINSRVKSKGLAGFLNGQPFSRGDFSEPESVTNLTVQMTVSSVEVEGEYLCEFETEEASYSDRAFVTVLARPDVQILVNAETINGTHFQSVSCSAIGGRPSPQISWVLPGRSPSDYPFTVSESNTAHSNGTFTQQSFLRFPTHLQDEDSVTCEVQHPTLPNPKLTTVRVETYTRPNVTIKAEMVQRGGNEFWVVSCISSGGRPDTDISLALSSDEELEKENGTDSDMQRSSVVLPAAAYEGHNVTCVFDHPKFTQVQSRALTLPSFYLTGVQLLNSETRNNSDDLKRSESLELEEGERGVVISLEVVGNLPRYDITCTKDDGPLPTGLELVGRSLTVQGPVELQLSGLYECVVSYHHLEATLQINITVHPRGTRPVPPTIRVDLRTEGGHRVIECSAADAVPAANVSWLLPKGVSGASWSNFTSHNGSHSVRGVFLLPACSPSEFSAECVINHPAFEEPETRSITLPLCARTNITINSSTEWKDGEQFTKVDCSADSVASAAAITWHIGTSDESIVGNLSEPEVQADGSVSARSSVHFLTSLYAGLNLTCMVEHPSLEASERRTVHVPAQRAPLLSVSVGRQRDSHLWLGVCACRGEADGTNLTWVLPHNAKGQTSLHSEYEGRSLRARLTYQFPLALHEGQDLTCVYQFKHGNTEKRTVHVPRYYISAVRVLNRTTPLLSRYGGEPVIHRLALQENDHNQNILLRVEGNVPQYDLSCKRSDGSLVHMEGLAVVFPAGVTERDEDLYTCSASFYHHGAAVKIQVEVTSEFKKFTLAAMICVSSALALIIVLAVALWVCCTRNTSNPNKGQELGSPEEKKPAMVENNSKEYAQLLNYSIIIDVRSAV, from the exons ATGCCTTTATGTCTCACATGCACTCAGTCTATTTCACTCGATGACACCATCATGGGATGCTCGGGGCTGTTGATTTTGGGTCTCTTCATGAATGTTGCTCACTGCTCGGAAATTCTGG ATCAGAGTGAAGAGCCGATAGAGATCACACACAACGTCACGGCAGTCCTGGGAGAAGTGGTGTACCTGAGCTGCAGGTACCTCGGCGACAGTGAGATCCAGAGCGCCAAGTGGATTCGTCAGATTAACTCTAGAGTTAAATCCAAGGGACTGGCAGGATTTTTAAATGGTCAACCGTTTAGCCGCGGCGACTTCTCGGAGCCGGAGTCTGTCACCAACCTCACGGTCCAGATGACAGTGTCCAGTGTGGAGGTAGAGGGCGAGTACCTCTGTGagtttgaaactgaagaagcatCTTATTCTGACAGAGCTTTTGTCACAGTACTCG CTCGGCCTGATGTGCAGATCCTCGTGAACGCTGAGACCATAAACGGCACTCACTTCCAGTCGGTGTCATGCTCTGCCATCGGGGGCAGGCCCTCACCTCAGATCAGCTGGGTGCTTCCCGGCCGCTCTCCCTCAGATTACCCCTTCACTGTGAGCGAGAGCAACACAGCTCACTCGAACGGCACGTTCACTCAGCAGAGCTTCCTCCGCTTCCCCACGCACCTGCAGGACGAGGACAGCGTGACCTGCGAAGTTCAACACCCGACCCTCCCAAACCCCAAACTCACCACAGTGAGGGTGGAGACCTACA CGAGGCCAAATGTGACCATTAAAGCAGAGATGgtacagagaggaggaaatgagTTCTGGGTGGTCTCGTGCATTTCCTCTGGAGGGAGACCCGACACTGACATCTCCCTGGCTTTGAGCAGCGATGAggagctggaaaaagaaaacgGCACAGACTCCGACATGCAAAGAAGCTCAGTCGTCCTCCCTGCAGCGGCGTACGAGGGCCACAACGTCACCTGTGTGTTCGACCACCCCAAGTTTACACAGGTCCAGTCCAGAGCCCTAACTCTGCCGTCTTTTT ATTTGACTGGAGTTCAGTTGTTGAACTCAGAGACGAGAAACAACAGTGACGACCTCAAACGCTCTGAGAGTTTAGAGCTGGAGGAAGGAGAGCGTGGAGTTGTCATCAGCCTCGAGGTCGTTGGGAATCTGCCACGTTACGATATCACCTGCACAAA AGATGACGGACCCTTGCCCACAGGGCTGGAGCTGGTTGGCAGGAGCCTCACGGTTCAGGGTCCTGTGGAGCTTCAGCTTTCCGGCCTCTACGAGTGTGTCGTCTCCTACCATCATCTGGAAGCCACGCTGCAGATCAACATCACAGTTCATCCTCGTGGTACTCGGCCCG TTCCTCCCACCATACGAGTTGATTTGCGGACTGAAGGTGGACACCGGGTGATTGAGTGCTCAGCAGCTGATGCTGTTCCTGCCGCCAACGTATCCTGGCTTCTACCAAAGGGTGTGTCTGGAGCCTCTTGGTCCAATTTCACTTCTCATAATGGAAGCCACTCTGTCAGGGGAGTTTTTCTCCTCCCTGCCTGCTCGCCCTCAGAGTTCTCTGCAGAGTGTGTGATAAATCACCCGGCATTTGAGGAGCCAGAGACCAGAAGCATAACGCTGCCTCTTTGTG CTCGAACTAACATCACCATCAACTCCAGCACAGAGTGGAAAGATGGTGAACAGTTCACAAAGGTCGACTGCTCTGCAGACAGTGTTGCCTCTGCAGCAGCTATAACCTGGCATATTGGAACCAGTGACGAGAGCATCGTGGGTAACCTGTCGGAGCCTGAAGTCCAGGCTGATGGCTCGGTTTCAGCCCGTAGCTCCGTTCACTtcttgacgtctttgtatgccgGTCTGAATTTGACCTGCATGGTGGAGCACCCGAGCCTGGAGgcatcagagagaagaacagTACACGTTCCGGCGCAGA GAGCCCCTCTGCTGAGCGTGTCTGTGGGCAGACAGCGGGACTCGCACCTCTGGCTGGGCGTGTGTGCCTGCAGAGGAGAGGCTGACGGGACAAACCTCACCTGGGTTCTTCCGCACAATGCTAAAGGTCAAACATCCCTGCACTCAGAGTATGAGGGACGCTCCCTGAGAGCCAGGCTGACTTATCAGTTTCCTCTGGCCCTTCATGAGGGGCAGGACCTGACCTGTGTGTACCAGTTTAAACATGGGAACACAGAAAAGAGGACCGTTCACGTTCCCAGATACT ATATCTCCGCCGTGAGAGTCCTGAACCGCACGACTCCTCTGCTGAGCCGCTACGGTGGTGAACCCGTCATCCACAGACTGGCTCTCCAGGAAAATGATCACAACCAGAACATACTGCTCCGGGTGGAAGGCAACGTGCCACAGTATGACCTCAGCTGCAAGAG GAGTGACGGCTCGCTGGTCCACATGGAGGGGCTCGCCGTGGTCTTCCCGGCAGGGGTCACGGAGCGGGACGAAGACCTGTACACCTGCTCTGCCTCCTTCTA
- the si:ch211-149e23.4 gene encoding uncharacterized protein si:ch211-149e23.4 isoform X2 has product MPLCLTCTQSISLDDTIMGCSGLLILGLFMNVAHCSEILDQSEEPIEITHNVTAVLGEVVYLSCRYLGDSEIQSAKWIRQINSRVKSKGLAGFLNGQPFSRGDFSEPESVTNLTVQMTVSSVEVEGEYLCEFETEEASYSDRAFVTVLARPDVQILVNAETINGTHFQSVSCSAIGGRPSPQISWVLPGRSPSDYPFTVSESNTAHSNGTFTQQSFLRFPTHLQDEDSVTCEVQHPTLPNPKLTTVRVETYTRPNVTIKAEMVQRGGNEFWVVSCISSGGRPDTDISLALSSDEELEKENGTDSDMQRSSVVLPAAAYEGHNVTCVFDHPKFTQVQSRALTLPSFYLTGVQLLNSETRNNSDDLKRSESLELEEGERGVVISLEVVGNLPRYDITCTKDDGPLPTGLELVGRSLTVQGPVELQLSGLYECVVSYHHLEATLQINITVHPRGTRPVPPTIRVDLRTEGGHRVIECSAADAVPAANVSWLLPKGVSGASWSNFTSHNGSHSVRGVFLLPACSPSEFSAECVINHPAFEEPETRSITLPLCARTNITINSSTEWKDGEQFTKVDCSADSVASAAAITWHIGTSDESIVGNLSEPEVQADGSVSARSSVHFLTSLYAGLNLTCMVEHPSLEASERRTVHVPAQRAPLLSVSVGRQRDSHLWLGVCACRGEADGTNLTWVLPHNAKGQTSLHSEYEGRSLRARLTYQFPLALHEGQDLTCVYQFKHGNTEKRTVHVPRYYISAVRVLNRTTPLLSRYGGEPVIHRLALQENDHNQNILLRVEGNVPQYDLSCKRSDGSLVHMEGLAVVFPAGVTERDEDLYTCSASFYHHGAAVKIQVEVTSEFKNAGRHDLRFFGLGPHHRPRRRSLGVLHKKYKQSK; this is encoded by the exons ATGCCTTTATGTCTCACATGCACTCAGTCTATTTCACTCGATGACACCATCATGGGATGCTCGGGGCTGTTGATTTTGGGTCTCTTCATGAATGTTGCTCACTGCTCGGAAATTCTGG ATCAGAGTGAAGAGCCGATAGAGATCACACACAACGTCACGGCAGTCCTGGGAGAAGTGGTGTACCTGAGCTGCAGGTACCTCGGCGACAGTGAGATCCAGAGCGCCAAGTGGATTCGTCAGATTAACTCTAGAGTTAAATCCAAGGGACTGGCAGGATTTTTAAATGGTCAACCGTTTAGCCGCGGCGACTTCTCGGAGCCGGAGTCTGTCACCAACCTCACGGTCCAGATGACAGTGTCCAGTGTGGAGGTAGAGGGCGAGTACCTCTGTGagtttgaaactgaagaagcatCTTATTCTGACAGAGCTTTTGTCACAGTACTCG CTCGGCCTGATGTGCAGATCCTCGTGAACGCTGAGACCATAAACGGCACTCACTTCCAGTCGGTGTCATGCTCTGCCATCGGGGGCAGGCCCTCACCTCAGATCAGCTGGGTGCTTCCCGGCCGCTCTCCCTCAGATTACCCCTTCACTGTGAGCGAGAGCAACACAGCTCACTCGAACGGCACGTTCACTCAGCAGAGCTTCCTCCGCTTCCCCACGCACCTGCAGGACGAGGACAGCGTGACCTGCGAAGTTCAACACCCGACCCTCCCAAACCCCAAACTCACCACAGTGAGGGTGGAGACCTACA CGAGGCCAAATGTGACCATTAAAGCAGAGATGgtacagagaggaggaaatgagTTCTGGGTGGTCTCGTGCATTTCCTCTGGAGGGAGACCCGACACTGACATCTCCCTGGCTTTGAGCAGCGATGAggagctggaaaaagaaaacgGCACAGACTCCGACATGCAAAGAAGCTCAGTCGTCCTCCCTGCAGCGGCGTACGAGGGCCACAACGTCACCTGTGTGTTCGACCACCCCAAGTTTACACAGGTCCAGTCCAGAGCCCTAACTCTGCCGTCTTTTT ATTTGACTGGAGTTCAGTTGTTGAACTCAGAGACGAGAAACAACAGTGACGACCTCAAACGCTCTGAGAGTTTAGAGCTGGAGGAAGGAGAGCGTGGAGTTGTCATCAGCCTCGAGGTCGTTGGGAATCTGCCACGTTACGATATCACCTGCACAAA AGATGACGGACCCTTGCCCACAGGGCTGGAGCTGGTTGGCAGGAGCCTCACGGTTCAGGGTCCTGTGGAGCTTCAGCTTTCCGGCCTCTACGAGTGTGTCGTCTCCTACCATCATCTGGAAGCCACGCTGCAGATCAACATCACAGTTCATCCTCGTGGTACTCGGCCCG TTCCTCCCACCATACGAGTTGATTTGCGGACTGAAGGTGGACACCGGGTGATTGAGTGCTCAGCAGCTGATGCTGTTCCTGCCGCCAACGTATCCTGGCTTCTACCAAAGGGTGTGTCTGGAGCCTCTTGGTCCAATTTCACTTCTCATAATGGAAGCCACTCTGTCAGGGGAGTTTTTCTCCTCCCTGCCTGCTCGCCCTCAGAGTTCTCTGCAGAGTGTGTGATAAATCACCCGGCATTTGAGGAGCCAGAGACCAGAAGCATAACGCTGCCTCTTTGTG CTCGAACTAACATCACCATCAACTCCAGCACAGAGTGGAAAGATGGTGAACAGTTCACAAAGGTCGACTGCTCTGCAGACAGTGTTGCCTCTGCAGCAGCTATAACCTGGCATATTGGAACCAGTGACGAGAGCATCGTGGGTAACCTGTCGGAGCCTGAAGTCCAGGCTGATGGCTCGGTTTCAGCCCGTAGCTCCGTTCACTtcttgacgtctttgtatgccgGTCTGAATTTGACCTGCATGGTGGAGCACCCGAGCCTGGAGgcatcagagagaagaacagTACACGTTCCGGCGCAGA GAGCCCCTCTGCTGAGCGTGTCTGTGGGCAGACAGCGGGACTCGCACCTCTGGCTGGGCGTGTGTGCCTGCAGAGGAGAGGCTGACGGGACAAACCTCACCTGGGTTCTTCCGCACAATGCTAAAGGTCAAACATCCCTGCACTCAGAGTATGAGGGACGCTCCCTGAGAGCCAGGCTGACTTATCAGTTTCCTCTGGCCCTTCATGAGGGGCAGGACCTGACCTGTGTGTACCAGTTTAAACATGGGAACACAGAAAAGAGGACCGTTCACGTTCCCAGATACT ATATCTCCGCCGTGAGAGTCCTGAACCGCACGACTCCTCTGCTGAGCCGCTACGGTGGTGAACCCGTCATCCACAGACTGGCTCTCCAGGAAAATGATCACAACCAGAACATACTGCTCCGGGTGGAAGGCAACGTGCCACAGTATGACCTCAGCTGCAAGAG GAGTGACGGCTCGCTGGTCCACATGGAGGGGCTCGCCGTGGTCTTCCCGGCAGGGGTCACGGAGCGGGACGAAGACCTGTACACCTGCTCTGCCTCCTTCTA